A stretch of DNA from Balearica regulorum gibbericeps isolate bBalReg1 chromosome 7, bBalReg1.pri, whole genome shotgun sequence:
aaagctgaagaagtgtgtgtttgtttggtttttaatgttCAGTTTTGCTAACACAATATTTTCCTGTAAGCGGAAGGAGTGAAACTGAAATCAGAAGGAAGTGTTGCTGGTCATCTTGCTCCTGAAAGGAGTTACAATTAGTGTTAAAGTCAGAAATGCCAAAGGAAATGTGTTGTTGAAAGCCAAATTTGAAGTCCATTCAAGAGCTGTCAGTAATAAATACTGTACTGGTTTAGGGTGTTTCTTCTTAGGGAAATAAATAGCCATTATCAGTGTTTATAATTAAAGCATAGATTTACAAATACACCTCATGTTCTTCTTCCccctttatttatttggaaGTGATGATCCAAGTTTATCAGTGTGAGACTGCATAGCTGTGCTTCTCTGCAAGTTGGTTTTGGTTATGTGAGCTAACCTATGCaaagttttaatgttttccacaTTAAGTCTCACATGTTTAATTCTGTGACCACCTATTGCCTTAATGGTCCAACGCAGTAAGAATTCTGCTTTCAAATCCGTTTGGTTTGGCCAGTGAATACCTAGAAATGTGAATAATCATTCATtgcattgcatttatttctgtatttcccaTGTCCTTTGAATTGTGCAGCTAAGATGCATACTATCTTAGAAAGATGCCATAATTCCTAGGCCATGATCAGGGAATCTTGCTGGTTAGCATTgacatgatattttttttcctgtcattaaATGTTTTGTAACCTGGCTAATGGCCTTGAAATTCCCTGCCCAACTGCATGGCATCGGGGGAATGATCTCTGTCCTGTTCTGTTCCTACTCTCCAAGCCCTTCTATTAAAAATGGGACTAAAATAAACAGTTACtggcaggaaacagaaataatctaCACAAAGGAAGTAATGCTGGGGGATAACACGTTTCTATCAAATTATCATTTTACATGGGATAGATAGGGAACTGCTCTTCTCACATCTTCTCCCAGGAACTACCCTTGTGAGCGGAGGAGTGCAGGGTGATGGGAGACAGATGCTTGGTGCAGTGCGGTCTGGGGCCCTGCTCTAAGCCTGAccattctgtttctgttctggCAAAGGGctcagctccctcctgctggTACCTAGAAGTGCATCCTGTATTTCAGAGTTCTTTTTAGAGGTTCAAGCCTCTTACTATGCTTCAATGTCTTCTATCTGACCCTAAATAAAAGAGTGGTAGTTAATTACAAAATGGAAGATTCTTCCCTTCTGAATCTTGCTTGCTATGGTCaaaatgaaaggttttgtgGGTTTAATAGCTGACAAGTACTCCTGAGCAATTCTAAGCCTACTAAACATATTGTTCAAGTGATTTAACAGGTAATTAGCAAGCAAATAACTACTACAAACTCATATATAGTGTCTTGACAGTGAAAAtaccctttttttcccagaatgtCATACCCGGGTTATCCCCCTTCAGGCGGCTACCCTGCTTTCCCTGGTTATCCTGTAAGTATGGCTCTTGAATGTGTTGCATTcctaatgtatttatattctGTGAATACCCCTTCTTACTACGCGTTGTGTGTGTAAATAGTCATTGTCAGTTCATATACAGTATTCTGTCGATATTATGGTCTTTGTTTTTGCCTATATATCCCTGAGGATGACTTTACAGTTGTCTCATAAGAATTCCAAGAAGGAagtttaagattatttttttaatgttgcctATCATTCCAGAAAGGTTTTGATTGTTTGGTCTTGCTTTAATTTGTCTTGTGAGTtcagttgttggggtttttttatataccTAATGATatgaacaaataattttttttaaagtgtcagtAGTTCTTACATAAATATGAGGGTCTTTACGTACAGGGTCAGAGGTAATCTCTGAACCAGTCTCTACCACCGTCTCTACCAAATATTCCATGTACCCATATCCCAGGATTTACAGAGATGCTGAACATACTTCAGTGGCCACTACCCTCAGGAAGAGCTTGGAATGCTTTACTCAAGTAGCCCAGCTGTCATACGACaccaagtaaatatttttctgaggaTAAAGGACACTGTATCTTGACTTTGACCCCCTATTCTTCAGCTGCAGGACTTTGTTCCACCTTCGGCTCATGACTGAATGGACTAAAAATTCCAGTGAAGCTTAATGGAAGGCTGGAATGTATCAGATGTGGCTGATACCACAGTCTTTTTGATATGTCTGTATCGTTTTTCAAAGCTAGATGCAACTGTGTGCTTTTATTAGTATGGCAATGATCATACTGTAATTGTGGGAATTTTATATGGTCTGTGTTTTATGTAGTACAGAACTAGACTTAAGCATGGAGCTTAACCTGGATCACATTAAGATACTGAAAAGCTATAAATACATGCAATAAACTAGGATTATTTTGCTCTACAATTTACCCTTACTCTCTCTGAGACAGTAAAGACAAACATGTTAGAAACCACTTTCTTAACTCCAGGATTTCTTGTCCCTCCTCAAGGTTCTGCTGAACTGTCATGATTAtagctgtaatttatttttaacgacatctgaaaatattttttttcttagctagCATCTACAATATAACCAACTTCAATGGATTAATTTAAAAGACCCTTTAGATTCAATATCAATGATTCTAGGTTTCATAGTCTCATTGATGATGTTCAAAGTGATAACCAGTGCAAAAAAACcaatgtgaaattattttcttctgcaatagTGATAGTTATCTGAGCAAGGCTTTTGAGGATCCTAATTTTGGATTTGTGAATCTGAATTCCGTTAAAATCTTTTTGTCGAGTCTGGCAGAGAAAGGTTAGACTGTACCACTGGGAAAGAGAATATTATATAGCCTGGGCACAGTAATTTGggggtttatttctgttttctgggcTCAAGAATGAGTGTGTACTGTATGTAATGAGTGACCCATATTTCTAAAGCTAGTCAGTAAAGATGATTCCCAGCAAGTGAGTAATGAGTCCATACATTATGCTTTGTTatgaaactgattttaaatacCTGATTTTTGAAGATCAAGTATGTGACTTGACTTAACTTGTAAGGTTTTCCCTTAGAGATCCTGGTCATTCACGTGCTGATAGCAACCTTTGTGGTATGACTGGTAAGTCAtccacacagcaaaacaaaggcaTAGAAATGTTTGACTTGACCTATAACAGGTGTTCAATCTGACTCAGTATTCCAGATTTAGTCACTGAATGTCCATGTTTTATAACCTGGATTccaaaggaaattaagaaaaaaaccccctcaccTCTTGTATGTTCTCACCACGgaacatttgaaaatactggTTGTGCAAGAGAGGCAGAAGTTTCAAAGATGCTAAGCTCTTAAAAGTCCTATAAAAACAGGAGGTGAACCCCTAATGATTCACAGAGAGCAAGTCTAGCTGAGCTCACCTCTTACTTATGCGGGATAGAAgtagcagctttccagtaaaGGACATGGGGTCCTGGTGGTTGACAAGTTGAATGTGGCTCAGCAGTGAGTATCCCTGGGGAGGAACGCTAATAACATACCAGGCTttagcaaaagcaaagccagcagGTTAGGAGAAATGATTATTCCTCTGTGCTTAGTGCTCACAAGGTCACATCTGGAATACCGTGTCCAGTTGTGGCCTGCCCGTACACAGACACATGGCCAAACAGGAGCGTGTCCAGGGAAGGCTGCTcgcctggagaagagaaggctaagCGGAGACCTGTTCAGCCTTCTGCTACGTAAGAAGGAGTGATAGAGACATTGGAGCCAGACTCTTCGCAGAGGTACACGGTGAAAAGGCAGCTGGCAACAACCATAGGTTGTAATTGTAATTTGAtttgaggaaaacatttttcaccatTAGAGTAGTCAAACACTGTAACAGgggcccagagaggctgtggactCACTGTTGCGTGGAGATACTAAAACTTGACAAGGCCTTGTATGACCTCATCCAACTCTGaagctggccctgctttgaaGGTGGATGAGATCAGAGACCTTCCACCTGCAGCACTCTCTGATTCTGTGTCAACATGGGAGACACATCAGAAAACCCAACCAGGGGCCCTCCTCCAGACTTCAggaattctgctgctgctgcttcaagTGCTGAATCTAATTATACAATTCACATTATTATCCATGTTGATATTTTAGTAGCTTGAGAGTTTTTACTCCAATGCCCTGTTAGGAGGTGTACAGACGTTCCATTTTTGTGTTTCAGCCGACAGGACAAGAGTCTGTCTATCCACCAGCCGGTCAGTACTCCTATCCCACTGTTCCTGGAGGATATCCTCCAGCAGGAGGAGGCACATATTCTGCAGCACCACCAAGTGCTGGGTATCCAGGGGCAGCAGGATACCCTGCCCCAGGGGGCTACCCTGCCCCTGGGAGCTACCCTGGAGCTccccaggctggaggaatgCCACCTTATCCTGGAGGTAAGATCCTTTGTTAGAGTACCCCTCCGGAGTGATTTCTGGTGGAACCACTCCCTGTGCTTGGTAGAAGcagtaaagaaaagcagctttgttcAGCCATCAATTTAAGCAGCAGCATGTAGGCGGGCAGGCAGATTGCTATCTAGCAGTAAACACCTGCATGCTGATGGCAGGGCCTTGATGGTTTTGTGCCActgcacagacacagagaaATCAATCTCTTGCATAGCTCTGCTCAGTAACCTGGCTTATGTTGTGTCAGAagtcaagaagaaaacattaagcctttctttttctcctagcTCCTGCAGGCCCTGGGTTTGGTGTGCCTCCCGCTGGCCCTGGCTTTGGTGGCTATCCACAGCCTCCTGCCCAAAGCTATGCTGGAGGTGGACCAGCACAAATTCCAGGTATGTCATATACCAGAAACTTTAAGCATCCAAGGTTAAAACAAGAGCTCCCAGGACAGGTATTAACAAATTAGGCCCTTACCTTTGTTGCTTTTAGCTGTTGAGATTCATATGCTGTATACCTCCTACCACCTTTCTTGACAAGGCCACTGTAGGGCTGATGAGAACCATCTCTACAGGTGCTACATCCAAAAGGGATGGCTGTCACTGATTAATGGTCATGATATAGTTTTAGGTGCTTATCCTTCAAACTGCAACTACCTGATAAGAACCGTGAAATCCAGAGTCTGCGTTCAATGTGCACCTAGCTGTTCGTTAATCTCCAAGTGGATGCGTTTTTCAGATCTGTGCATTCATAGTGATCCCTGGCATAGTGGGggaagtggaaaggaaaatgcacaCAATTGCTTGAAAACAGTGCAGTGTTTTTAATGCTTTGAGTGGTCAGTTAGATGATTTTTGTCCTGAAATGTGTCAGCTGTGTTTGTAAGAAATTCATTGCAGCAAACCGGTTTTTTAATGATTGCTTTGTTAACTCTAATAATAACTAAGCTGCTGTTAAAATGCTAACAATTGTACATATGtattatgaataaaaataaaattccagtaAAAAAGTAGCTTTTGTATTCACAGTGCTTTTGATCACAAAATGAGATTCCTTCAATTCTTTTTGCAGCAATGAATTCTTAATATTTATCATTTATATGCTAGACACTTAAAAGTGTATAATATGACTTTGAACACGGGACATGCATTCTTCATTTGCATAGGCTAGCAATATTTACTAAGGAGAGATCCTTCCAGTTCCCACAGCACCAgtaaatttagtatttttagaGTTGCCTTGCTAGTGTATGTACCAGAACGTGTCTGTGATTGCTTCTTCCCATCATTCCCAAGGGCAAGAAGGTCAGTTACTTACCGTGATAGGTAGCATTACATAGAAAACAGGTTTCCTGTAGTGGTAGGTCtgtaaatgctttattttcagattagaTAGCTTTTACATAATAAGAGGGCACCTAATGAATTCCTTTTATCttgttctttaatttattttcagtaggATATCCTAGTGGACAAGCACCATCACCAATGCCTGGTCCGGTATGTGCTGTATCCTCTTCTGTAATCACTCTTATGTGGCTTCTGTAGTTTTAGTGGTTTTACAACTGTTTTCCCACAATCTGCAGCGTGTTCTGCATCAAGAGTTCCCAGCTACATTCAGAGTACAACCTGAACAAAAGCATAACCCTGTATCTGTGTACACTCGCTCATCAAGTAGATCTTCATCCATACAACTGGGTAAAAGCCGCGCTTTGACATTAGTGGGCCAAAGCTGTTCAACACAACTAAATGCCGCCCTGATTCCatgttggagaaaaaaatgtggaacTCCTGAAGCACTGATTCTGAAGTTgtgattttaatttgaatttgtatTGTGCGGGATAGCTAATTACATGTCACTGTTTACTTCCAGGCTGCAGCAATGGCTCAGTGTACCCAGGGCACAATTCAAGCTGCTCCAAACTTCGATGCTGGAAGGGATGCAGAAGTTCTGCGCAAAGCTATGAAGGGGTTTGGTAAGTAAGGAAGAGAAGCTTAAATTTCTATTGAGCTAACTTCTTAATGccattttgtccttttcttccatttttatttgaccatgctttttttctcaccaAGCTTTTCAAAAGTCACACTTTCAAAATTACTTGAGCAATTTAGTAGATGAAGTTACATACACAGAAAATTTGGTAGACTTAAATGGTAGTCACTTATGTAACTATGCCCAAATGCAAGATTATAAAATGCGTAGTCTTGCAGGGATTATTGTGAGTTCTTACATGAAATTGCCCTTCTGTTTCCAAGGAACTGATGAGCAGGCCATAATCAATGTTGTTGCTAACCGCTCCAATGATCAAAGGCAAAAAATCAAGGCAGCTTTCAAGACAATGTATGGCAAGGTACGTTCACTAGTTCTTTGAATTAgtaaacaaacccaaaccttgAGCTTTAACTGCTTAATTGCATTTTAGTCCTGGGGAGTGGTTTAGGTGTTTTTCAAATGCacttcttttggttttattccttgTGTAGTGGGGGACATCTAGTATTTAACACCATGTTCTCCCAGTACTTGGCAGAagcaggggtgggggaaggttGGGGGCTGGCTCTGTCCCTGACCAAACAAGAAGCTTCTCTACTTTTGTAATGCTTGATAGATAGAAAATAATCAAGCTTATACTGTCCCTGTGTCTGAAACTACTGAGGTTTTTATGCACACAAACCAGcactgaaatctgttttttttcataagaaacAAACTGAGAAACTGGTTGAGGATTGGTTAGACAATAAAAggccaaaataatttcatttcttccctctctcattTTTGCAACTTAAAGTGAAATTTTATAGTGGTGGCATTTTTCAGGACCTGACTAGGTCCTAAATTAGTGAGGAGATAATGGAGAAGAGCTGAGCCATCAAAGTTTTGGACAGAAGGGAAGTTCtttataagaaataaaacaaagctttgcaagaaaaatagcagaaaggTAGAAATCAGTCACAAAAGTAAGTTCTAGTTTGATCTTTTTTCAGTATATAATCTACATGGCTAACACTCTCCAAAGCCCTTTTTGTGTTTCTAATTGAACAGGATTTAATTAAAGATCTGAAATCTGAGTTAAGTGGAAACGTGGAAGAATTGATTCTAGCACTCTTCATGCCTCGCACCTACTATGATGCCTGGAGTTTACGTCATGCAATGAAGGTATGGTTTTCCTGTgaacaaaacagtttaaa
This window harbors:
- the ANXA7 gene encoding annexin A7 isoform X1 — protein: MSYPGYPPSGGYPAFPGYPPTGQESVYPPAGQYSYPTVPGGYPPAGGGTYSAAPPSAGYPGAAGYPAPGGYPAPGSYPGAPQAGGMPPYPGAPAGPGFGVPPAGPGFGGYPQPPAQSYAGGGPAQIPGYPSGQAPSPMPGPAAAMAQCTQGTIQAAPNFDAGRDAEVLRKAMKGFGTDEQAIINVVANRSNDQRQKIKAAFKTMYGKDLIKDLKSELSGNVEELILALFMPRTYYDAWSLRHAMKGAGTQERVLIEILCTRTNQEIREIVNCYKSEFGRDIEQDIRADTSGHFERLLVSMCQGNRDENQTVDYQKAQEDAQRLYQAGEGRLGTDESCFNMVLASRSFPQLKATVEAYSRIANRDLLSSIDREFSGNVERGLKTILQCALNRPAFFAERLYYSMKGAGTDDSTLIRIIVTRSEIDLVQIKQMFTQMYQKTLATMIASDTSGDYRRLLLAIVGQ
- the ANXA7 gene encoding annexin A7 isoform X2; protein product: MSYPGYPPSGGYPAFPGYPPTGQESVYPPAGQYSYPTVPGGYPPAGGGTYSAAPPSAGYPGAAGYPAPGGYPAPGSYPGAPQAGGMPPYPGAPAGPGFGVPPAGPGFGGYPQPPAQSYAGGGPAQIPVGYPSGQAPSPMPGPAAAMAQCTQGTIQAAPNFDAGRDAEVLRKAMKGFGTDEQAIINVVANRSNDQRQKIKAAFKTMYGKDLIKDLKSELSGNVEELILALFMPRTYYDAWSLRHAMKGAGTQERVLIEILCTRTNQEIREIVNCYKSEFGRDIEQDIRADTSGHFERLLVSMCQGNRDENQTVDYQKAQEDAQRLYQAGEGRLGTDESCFNMVLASRSFPQLKATVEAYSRIANRDLLSSIDREFSGNVERGLKTILQCALNRPAFFAERLYYSMKGAGTDDSTLIRIIVTRSEIDLVQIKQMFTQMYQKTLATMIASDTSGDYRRLLLAIVGQ